The Gossypium arboreum isolate Shixiya-1 chromosome 4, ASM2569848v2, whole genome shotgun sequence DNA segment GtataggggtgagcaaaactcaatTCAactcaaaaaatttaatttttttcgaatttcaagTTAATTGAATCAAGTTATTCGGTTTTTTCAATTCAAGTCGAATAAGTAATTTGAGTTTCAAGtttgagtcgagttgaattttatATTCGAATAACAAATTGCTGTAATCACCCCTTTGGTCCTGttaattttgaaattgagtaAACTAGTCTCTCAACAAACATTACAAAAAATTCAAagtatttataaaaattctaaaatttatattttaatatataaaatttaaaatttaaaatttctaaagaatatgtaaaaagttgaaaattaaaaaattctgaaataatAATTTTGGTGATGTATAGAAGTAAATTAGTGATTAAAGTTTATCATAATTAAGTAGtttatttttctcttatttttctttgaaaaagtttcatatatatatatatatatatatatatatatatatatatatgttttaaatttatgtgctctaacataGAATTAATTATATGATGATAAGATTTTAATTTAACTGGAATAATTTCactcaattaaaaattaaattaaattaagatgataaaataaaactCTTCAACTCAATTTTTTATTATGTACTCAACCCTACTTATTTACATTATTTTACACTTACTTTGATTTCAATGTTGCATATTAAGTGAGACGAAAAGGGTTAAGTGAAGAAGGCATGTAAAAGAAATGAGGATAGTGCATTGTAATAACTTCATTATTTTATGATATCTAAACAATGGAAATGGAGATGATAGCTGGGATGGTAGCTGTTTATCATACGGAATTTTAAGTTGAGATTATTTATGTCTTCTTATCACTACAATTTTGAAGATATAAAAGATTTTTTCTAAAATAAGATTTATAACAATAATTTCACTACTAAAAGTAGTAATATCTTTTCATTCTAgcatcataaataaataaataatgtttaaattttaaattgtactcacaatttaaatataaatgcATCTAATCATAACCTAACTTTGGATTCTATTACTACTCAAGCTAGTCTTTTATTGTTAAATGCTTCACATTTAACCTTTTATGTAAATGATCACCATTGCATAAATgctttattttctattttaattgCATTCCTAGATTTCAATTGGTTTGGTATATATAAGAAAGTTTATTAAAATATCATCACACTCAACACTTTCTTAGAAATGTAATGatactttacaaaattacccttattaaataaaacataatactCATATATTTgaacattttattattaataaatatttaaattaaattttaataaaaatatttaaattaatccaCAAGGTATAATTTGCTCGGTCAAATCCATTAAATAAGTAAGTACATTTGTAAAATAACTTTTATATCAacaatatgaaaaatttgaaaaattttcttattacattataagtaaaaattaaaatgtattcCTTGCATATATGGTTTAAAATCATCAacgaaataaaaatattttaaaatatttataacaatttattttgaattttaatcctaaatttctcatgcaattataaattataattttatgaaaatcaagcatatataaaaattattttagtgcAATCATAAAAAATAGCCATAAGCATAACTTAATTAAAAGATGTGTTGAATCCATTGaagctgtaacatcccgaaatagggcctagtcggactagtagtttcgggaccacaaatatgacaccaaaatatttattttatgattattatgaggcctagaatatgagtatatgcatgtgttaaagtttcatgaagaaattctaagcataaggtgtccaattggaaattagggactaaattgaataaattaaaaaacttggattctagaggcaatttgtatgaaattgctttagattatgaattagtagGTCTTGGAtagtaattttcccaaattccaaatttttggacaaaaatgggcttgcatggatgaaattttaaagaaagggcataagggcattttggtcatttgtcattttaaagaattaaaatgggaaaaatcaagccaaaatcagccattttcttctccatggctgccgaaaattgaagagacaccatagctagggttttcaacattttcaagcttaatagtaagtgctcccaagccccgtttttcatgttctttgtatttttgaaatcccggtagcttgctcttcctatttctacccatatttcatgctagattttatgttcaaaaatttacccatgcatgagttattggtattttgatggattatggaggaatatgaaagattaatgtgtgttaaacatcttttccaagttggttttcatgataaacccttatagggaccatttttacaaaagatgtaaatgtgtggtagaaatgagaaattaatggataatgtgggctgccataagaaggaaaaatgttcagttaggcttgggtaagatagaaattgcatgtgtttcattatacgagcttagggactaaatcgtaaaaatgtaaaaggttaggggcaaaacggtcaattCGACCGGGGgtggatattaaacttgaaatgtattatgtgggtattaatgagttaattttgctgttatagacctCGAGAAACAagtttcggaggtcgatcgtggtaaacgcaaggtttcgaaataaccgaaacacaatcccgaaaagaataccaggtaagttcggataacttaaagtaaacccctaatatgcataattgtatgatttataaaTGCATGAAATTTGCATTTATTGATAGTATGAAGAtgcatgaaatgcatctttggtaatgacttgttgataatcATCTCGATTAAGGTTAATAAAGGGGatttgatggataaaccctgattgatatgtgtaacgagatcctgcatgtgttgcaataaggatttagcctggacgagtaatccgttgatctcaattatgaaaaggatctatcCCGAACGGGTGTttcttgaatgatcgagcctcccgaagaatatatatgCATTACTGATTTAGCTTAACGGTAATCGattaggtctcaatttagcctgatggtaattcagatccgagctcattaagggtgttttcgCTATAAGAGATTTAGCCTGTACTGGTAATCTCAACATTACCTTACGAGTTCCTGATATgtgggatttagcctagactggtaatcctgctataTGATGTCAGCTTCgtgggagtgcatatatggaatgatcattcctatgaattgacggataatgggtattctatcaagatttcctagaaacttaacgagattaacatgggatatacatatatgaacgaaatgttaaatgatgagctcatctagttagattatatgatacatgattatgtgactaactcattgattgaatgcatgtgataggaaatcatttcataatggatgatttcatgaaataagtatggatgtatgctaattactaggtaagtttactttccggttatttgagcttactaagcatgaaaatgcttacccccacTCTTTttcctgttttacagagctcgaggactcataaagattggaagacgattggagagtcaacacactatcaactagtcaagctttggtataaagacacttctattttgttaataGCATGTATAaggctttgagtattttgtcatgtgagtcatttgaattgccaaatgaaggcatgtaaagatgcattcatctttttgtacaaggccatggaaattggcatatttgaaagtaggctataacctgcctttatatgcatgtttatgctcCATTATGATGGGTTGCTTCAAGTGGCAATGAGTTAAAAAACAAGCCAAGTTTTGAATGTGTTGcaataacataagaacccataaatactagatgggaaataacctttttgaatgaaaccaatgatatgaggtttccatacagctaatttcatcaagatcatttacaagtgtataatcatgttttactttgaatttggtatctttTAAGAAAAAGAAGTAGAAGGGGGTGattaaaggcttggtaaatagcctattaaagtccacatggttagacacaagggcgtgtgtctatgccgtgtatgacacacggcctatcCCCATGAGTGTgtggcatgaccgtgtgtcccctgcacctaaaactctAAGCTAAATTAgcacacgggtaggacacacgggtgtgtgtcttggccgtgttaatttaacagaatgctcaagttttggacacagGATGAGCTCATGAGCGTGTGAGTCTACACGGTcgacctacacgggcgtgtgtccctttatgttaaggaaaattttctgagtaGCCAAAGGTTTTTCGAGCATGCCTGTATTTGTCCCGCATTGCTctccgatatgttataggtcttgaaggcctatacaagggacgagatgttcatgattgaaaggttttaaattcaaatgaattttgtgatccaagttagtatactgaaagtgtaaagttccggtaatgcctcgagccctgtccctgTGTTGGATTCGGGCTAAGGGTGTTACAGAAACTCCTTTTGCTGCTGCTTATGCCATGAAACAACTTTCACTACTTTAAAAACACCATGTTTGGTTGAATAGaccacaaaaaaattaaaaagggaGGAGATAAAAAGAATGTAATTCTTATTGTGTATTTTCATTGGCATCATGAGTAGTTTAGCCAGTACCATTTTATCACTTTAGCTTTAATTATTCTTTGGGATCACTTTGATATTCAACATTTAAAACTTAGTTGAATTGTATTTTTGGATAgaaaaattgattaaattgttAAGGTTTAAGTTTTTTATGAAGTACATATGAACTGCGTCTTGAGTTGTCATGGCAGTgatcttaaaatttatcaattaaattatattttaaaaattgagggTGAAAGTTAAGGGGCTAAATTATTATACTTATCTTTATTCGcaatcaaatatatttatatttaagtgTGACTTGGAAatgataaaaattacaaaattaaataaagaataaattaaagaaaaagtatatattttatttgaaataaaaaaccCACTACCAACTCCAATAAACCTATGCAATAATGAAGAGTTCAACTTTTTAGTTCAAGTTTTTACCTTTATTTGATATAACAAATGGGGTTTGGACTTCTAGCCCAAGTTCTAATGTATGCCTGTAAATTCCCAAACCATGATGATCCTAAAATGTGTAATGTGACAGCCATTCAATTTTTTATCTTTAATTAGAAAAAGAATCAACTTTTGGTTTCATCTCTTTGAtaataactttaatcatgatcATCAACAAATCAATGAGATGAACACAAGTTTCATTAGAGACATCCCACCAAAAAAGGGTAGCATTGGACAAGaacttttattattaatattccaTTCATTTCATACAACTTTTTACCAACACAAATGAATAAAGAGATCACGAAGGGATTTGACAGATACCAAGAAACTAAATGTAAAAACATCATAAAGTGATAAAAGGTAAGCATTTCATGGTAATGTCTACCAGAATTGCTTGAGACTGCTTTGAAGAGCTGGAGTTGAGTAAACAGCTCGCCATCCTTGTTCCGTAGGGTGAACTGTATCCCAAAAGAATTTGGATTTGGGATTGGAGCAAAGTGTGTATTGCTTCACACCATTTTCATCTACACTTCCACATGAAAATGCAGCACTCACTCCAACACAACAGGGCTCAAATGGATTCACAAATGTTGGACTCACTGCAAAAAACCCAATATATTTCATGTTTAATGGAGTTGTGCAAGAAAGAAAGAATAGGATTGTGGGAGTCACCTTGATGTGCTTGTTTTTGATTGAAAACGTTCCAAAAGGCATTGTAAATGTCAAGTACGAAGAAAGAGGAGCTGTTGGTTTCTTTGTTGAGATCGTTCACTGCTTGAGCCAAGAGCTGGTTATGGAGACCAACGAGGGCGTTTTCACTTTCGTTGCATTGCTCAAAGGAGAATTGGGCAGTGCTTCGAGGGAGGCACCCCAATGGTTGCAGTGCACTCGCCGCTATTTTCCTCACTCCCAAGTTATGGATGCGTTTCAAGTTCACCTTCATTTGGTTCACAACCCTTCCAATGAAGACTGGAAATCCCTGAATTTTCAGACCAAATTTCTCTTTTCAAccctcatttttctttctttttcataatatCTATATTAAACAACAATTCTGTCAAACGAGTGGATTTGGTAGACTAGCCATAAACAAATTAAAACGacaatgtttttttttctttgcatGCATAAGATCACAAGGACAAGACAATGAAATCAGTATAAGTTACATATCCAAGGTAAAAATACCATAGAGGCGCCTATATTAGGAATCAGATTACATTTTACCCCCTCTAATCAAAAAATGAGCAAAATAATCCCTATACATTAGACCAAAAAGCAAACAGatccttttgttaaaaatttcatccatttctgcTGTTAAAAATCGATCCACATGTCACTATCTAATTATTCTGCCAACCGCGTCAATCTTTTAAcaatacaaattgataaaaattttaatagaaataaccattttgctttttaatctaatgtatagagattaatttatctatttttttagtAAATAAAGCAAAATGCAATCTGATTCCAAGATGTAGCTGACCACACATAAGATTGGGACACCACAAAAAAAACCAAATATAACCAAGTCATAATTTTGGCTAAGTGCCaacatgaagtcaaatttttGTACCTAATATCATGACAGCACCTTTCACAATAATTCTTTGTCCCTTTcttaaattttaatgaattttttctTCAATTGGGCCTTCTGTCCTTTTTTGCAAATGAGCtatattatttaaatcattaTCTGGTAGAGGAAGTGTCATTACAAGTGGGGTTCATCAAGTTCAAGCATACAATCATTGAAGGTTGGATTGGTGACACATGGCACATAgtgagcatatatatatatatatgaatatatgtgagGTGTTATTATTACCGCAGTAGAGCCGTTGGTGGCAATGTAATTAGAGTAGTCATTGCCTGCAAGACTGACAAGCGCAACAGAAGTTTTCAAGGCCCTCTTGGAGTAGACCGAGTCATTGAGAAGCTGTTGCAAGAAATCGATCTGGGTTGTCATGTTTGGCTCAGGAGCTGGCGTGTCGAAAACACCGGTTCCTCCATAAGCAAAGTTCAACCCATACTTGAGACGACCCCCCAGTTCTTTCCTGTATCTGTAGGGCACTGGTGTCTTAATCGCCAAGTACCCAGCTGCTTGTCATAAAACAACCCAATTAATTGTTTACTAATAAAATCAATATTTATGGTACTGTGATGATTCAGAAAGTTATTGTCAGTAAACTGCATAATCCTATGGCTGGAAAGCACCATAATAGTAAAGTTGATGGGATTAAAAAACCTAATGTTACTTTTAGAGTTGATGAACTAGAAAAGAAATTGTTAACTATTATAAACTTTACTCCAAGACAGCTCCTTGTTGTCATGAGTTGTCTGTCACTTTGAGTTTAATGCTTTAATACATTGTGAGTGCTACACTAAGGTTAAAAGGTATAAAATGTAAATCATAGTTACATTCCATTGATTCAACTTAATTAAAGGGGGAGGTAAGAAAGTGAAGAAAAGGGGTTGTTGAAAGAAGCAATTATTTATAATGGGATGCAAAGAGGCACTGAAAAGAATGGTTAATGTTAAAATAATAGTGAAGAAATCAAAAGTTTACAATACTTGGAATCGAGTGAAAAAGTTGAAAAATGATCTCACAAAAAGGATAGAAAtaggaagaaaaaaagaagaagaaaaagagtgAGGTCGGGCACTCAGACTCTGCTGATCAGTATAAAAACAAAGCAAAATTATTATGGCAGAAGATAAAAGGAGGAACCCACACCACATAACTCAGgttcaatataatattattaaattgtaGTACAATAAACAAGAAGTAAAGCAAAGCCCATTAGTTGTACAAAAGAGAAAGAGCCAAAGCTAAAGCTAAAGGTAAAGCTAAAAATTAAAACACTTGAAAAGATGAACACTATCATTTTTTATCCTAAAAaggatagagagagagagaggggtaCCGATGAAATCAGTCAAAACACGACCATCAGAGAAACGGCCAGCAGGTTTCCCGGGGAATGTAATTCCATAAGGAAGTTTCCAGGAACTTGCCAAAGCTTTCCTGTTGTTCCCTGTATCAGCGTAGGAATCCCCGAACACAAACAACATCTTGGGTCTGAAACCAAAGGTCCACACCCTTGACCCTTCAACAACATGTTGCTCCTCACCTACATAATTCATTCACAGAAATCAAAAAGattaaagataaaaaaataaaaaaataaaaaactcttCCAGTTCCAGGCCACATGTATAATGAAGCAAAGGGTTGTTTGGTGTTACCTAAGAAGAGGGAGAAGAGGAAGAAACAAAGCAAGGAGAAGAGAGGGGTGGGAGTGTCCATGACAACGAAATTAAGCAGGGAAGCAACTGTTTTTAGACAAACAAGAGAGAGGGAAGAAGAGGAACGGGTTTATTGTTTGTAGGGTAACCGGGAATCTCAACACTTTATATAGTGGGAGGAGGGTAACGCTTTTCCATTTAAGCGGTTGGTCAAATTTCAATAAAGTCGTCGtcaattatattttcatattaatttgaaaaataacatCTTTCAAATAACCaaaaagaaaatttcaaatcatatTACTCAATGTTTCTTTATTTCatccaaccaaaaaaaaaaaaactgtccTCCAAATATGAGAAGTCAGCCTTTTCTTTGGATATTGGTAGAAAATTAGGATGATTAAAACTTGAtttaatttgtattttaaattttaaatttgaattgagttgaattttataatttaaataatagattaatataaataatattatgatccatgtcaattttaaaagtaaaCAATTGACCTCATtgtcaacaaaaattacaaaataaattcaaaatatttataaaaattttaaaatttatatttaaaaaatatataaacaacattaaaattttaaaaatgttctaaaataataattttgggaatttaaataacttaattaattattcaagtttatcatattaaaatattttttctttgaaaaaaattcaaatatatatagtttCAATTTTACGTGCTCTAACATGTaattagttatattgtaacaagattttaatttgacatgtttaattttttaatttaaatcgaacaatttcactcgattcgatttgacttgaatttcatttcacactaatcgattcgaaaaaatttcaaatcaagttaggatgataaaataaaattcgTCTACTCaactaactcgaaattttttcactcGATTATA contains these protein-coding regions:
- the LOC108457962 gene encoding GDSL esterase/lipase At5g03610-like, coding for MDTPTPLFSLLCFFLFSLFLGEEQHVVEGSRVWTFGFRPKMLFVFGDSYADTGNNRKALASSWKLPYGITFPGKPAGRFSDGRVLTDFIAGYLAIKTPVPYRYRKELGGRLKYGLNFAYGGTGVFDTPAPEPNMTTQIDFLQQLLNDSVYSKRALKTSVALVSLAGNDYSNYIATNGSTAGFPVFIGRVVNQMKVNLKRIHNLGVRKIAASALQPLGCLPRSTAQFSFEQCNESENALVGLHNQLLAQAVNDLNKETNSSSFFVLDIYNAFWNVFNQKQAHQVSPTFVNPFEPCCVGVSAAFSCGSVDENGVKQYTLCSNPKSKFFWDTVHPTEQGWRAVYSTPALQSSLKQFW